A DNA window from Ignavibacteriales bacterium contains the following coding sequences:
- a CDS encoding DUF4373 domain-containing protein yields the protein MKWFHHECAARHDPKLQVLGSTYGAEGIGIYWGLLEDIGQHSDTFHLKLTGISPEIDQKFSNTASGSQFLLRNPQSIPRLPLKILSKNLFTSPKKLKNVIELCVEVGLFDSDKWLNYNLLYSPSFEQRADDYTRRVQRQANNIRTELGQTTAEVRSIPVLSRVEGSEDSQNNIRTKSDKVLPETDTEQKKNICNTSAVNNLSTDESFLIELSDELFDQYCLKFHSALQLWNRQHGSTIDWNPKLKELKKLFSGGEYQHKLDMCFHAYKILGNKINYPELVMRALHLFLEKYEKSKIDNPFGWLWTCLHGNGNGKTPWVQLMTAEEEQSLTISPLSRGRLMPVPNERAGRGS from the coding sequence ATGAAATGGTTCCATCACGAATGCGCTGCTCGACACGATCCCAAGCTTCAGGTTCTCGGTTCAACCTACGGAGCGGAAGGGATCGGTATCTATTGGGGATTACTTGAAGATATCGGTCAGCATTCGGATACATTTCATCTCAAACTCACCGGAATTTCTCCCGAAATCGATCAAAAGTTTTCCAACACCGCATCTGGTTCCCAATTTCTATTGAGGAATCCTCAGAGCATACCTCGTCTCCCTCTCAAGATTCTTTCAAAAAACTTATTCACATCACCCAAAAAGTTAAAGAATGTTATTGAACTTTGTGTTGAGGTCGGATTGTTCGATTCCGATAAGTGGCTGAATTATAATCTATTGTATAGTCCCTCGTTCGAACAACGTGCGGATGATTATACAAGGCGTGTACAGAGACAAGCAAACAATATCCGAACAGAGCTTGGACAAACTACAGCTGAAGTTCGAAGCATACCTGTCCTGAGCAGAGTCGAAGGATCCGAAGATTCTCAGAATAATATCCGAACTAAGTCTGACAAAGTTCTCCCAGAAACAGATACAGAACAGAAAAAGAATATATGCAATACATCTGCTGTGAATAATTTATCAACAGATGAGTCATTCTTAATCGAATTATCGGATGAACTCTTCGATCAGTATTGTTTGAAATTTCATTCAGCGCTTCAATTGTGGAATCGTCAGCATGGAAGTACCATCGATTGGAATCCTAAATTGAAGGAGCTAAAAAAACTTTTTTCCGGTGGTGAGTATCAACATAAACTCGATATGTGTTTTCATGCCTACAAGATACTCGGAAATAAAATCAATTATCCGGAACTCGTGATGCGGGCACTGCATCTTTTCTTGGAGAAGTATGAAAAATCAAAGATTGATAATCCATTTGGTTGGTTATGGACATGTTTACACGGCAATGGCAACGGAAAAACACCATGGGTTCAACTTATGACAGCTGAGGAAGAACAAAGTTTAACTATCTCCCCATTATCAAGGGGGAGATTAATGCCTGTCCCGAACGAACGTGCGGGAAGGGGGTCATAA
- a CDS encoding metal-dependent hydrolase has protein sequence MIAPTHITFAEFIYLLILTTTGISLSAINFVTIVFASILADVDTAASTVGKVIPFLSTRIERRFGHRTLTHSALFVVALSIVTLPLFALSSDLYICFIIGYASHPLLDTMTVTGVKLFYPLSPVKCVFPFEVNNPHRYRVQTGGKIDKMLAILFFIGCIPTFLIAYQGYERFIRTTQRNIEAAVRDYNQFSKDHLVFANVTGYTMLTKEPLNGRFEVVGALNPRTLIFKGTDGLLHTLGKDFQADYVAEEIVCEKGTLAYSKVNNIDLSNQLLSQITSYIDTSIENYFFGDLSTSDKISLPENIKLFSPVSGSSATIKFNYATFNDIREYNLEYVFITKGIITVKSIIRKGPETYQSSETPSHHENYAQFSLTINAKETITFLKEKGDTVREKEVIARRDLAQFFEEQINLNDDKIQILVNQESASLMDINQKISAAEQSVRIDSIDHGNNLDLTKSSFVTKAVLDISRLKLQKDKRILSELISSRSTIVEKTSHEIRKLRLSNQQLRAKQKAAEMQVDIRSTATGILVDVRQHQQNNKLQITFIIKRIP, from the coding sequence ATGATTGCTCCAACACATATAACGTTCGCAGAATTCATCTATCTTCTTATTCTTACGACAACCGGGATTTCGTTAAGTGCCATTAATTTTGTTACGATCGTTTTTGCCTCGATATTAGCAGATGTCGATACCGCTGCGAGTACCGTTGGCAAAGTTATACCTTTTCTCTCCACGAGAATCGAGAGGAGATTTGGTCATCGTACACTCACTCATTCTGCTTTATTTGTCGTGGCTCTCTCCATTGTAACTCTACCGCTCTTCGCTCTAAGCTCTGATCTCTACATTTGTTTTATCATCGGTTATGCTTCCCATCCTTTGCTCGACACCATGACTGTTACCGGTGTGAAATTATTCTATCCGCTATCTCCGGTGAAGTGCGTATTTCCATTTGAAGTCAATAACCCGCACCGCTACCGTGTGCAAACTGGTGGCAAGATTGATAAAATGCTTGCAATTCTCTTTTTCATTGGCTGTATCCCAACGTTTCTTATAGCTTATCAGGGTTATGAGAGGTTTATCAGAACAACACAAAGAAATATCGAAGCAGCTGTCCGGGATTACAATCAGTTTTCAAAAGATCATCTCGTCTTTGCAAATGTAACTGGTTATACGATGCTAACCAAAGAACCATTGAACGGCCGATTCGAAGTTGTCGGTGCACTGAATCCTCGTACACTTATTTTCAAGGGCACTGATGGATTGCTGCATACGCTGGGGAAAGATTTTCAGGCTGATTATGTCGCAGAGGAAATCGTTTGCGAGAAAGGTACACTTGCTTATTCTAAAGTGAACAATATAGATTTGAGTAATCAACTGCTCTCCCAAATAACATCCTACATCGATACCTCGATTGAAAATTATTTTTTCGGTGATCTCTCCACATCGGATAAGATATCACTCCCGGAAAACATCAAACTCTTCAGCCCTGTTTCCGGTAGCAGTGCTACAATCAAGTTCAACTATGCAACATTCAATGATATCCGTGAATATAATCTCGAATACGTATTCATAACAAAAGGGATCATTACTGTAAAATCGATTATTCGAAAGGGACCAGAAACATATCAGAGTAGTGAAACGCCATCGCATCACGAAAATTATGCCCAGTTTTCTTTGACAATTAATGCTAAGGAGACAATCACATTCCTCAAAGAAAAAGGTGATACAGTCAGAGAGAAAGAAGTAATTGCCAGAAGAGATCTTGCTCAGTTTTTCGAGGAACAAATAAATCTAAATGACGATAAGATTCAAATATTAGTGAACCAGGAATCTGCCTCGCTAATGGATATTAATCAAAAGATATCGGCTGCCGAACAATCGGTCAGAATAGATTCTATTGACCATGGTAATAATCTTGATCTCACTAAAAGCAGTTTTGTTACTAAAGCAGTTCTCGATATTAGCAGATTAAAACTTCAAAAAGATAAACGCATCCTATCTGAACTGATTTCCTCACGAAGCACCATAGTAGAAAAGACATCTCACGAGATTCGTAAGTTACGATTATCGAATCAACAACTGAGAGCAAAGCAAAAGGCAGCCGAGATGCAGGTGGATATCCGATCAACCGCAACCGGAATTCTTGTGGATGTTCGCCAGCATCAACAAAACAATAAACTTCAAATCACATTTATAATTAAGCGAATCCCATGA
- a CDS encoding AAA family ATPase, which translates to MTYICSKCDRSFPTFHLSCPDCGTWNSLKQNAKHFSHEDAHPIALPNIDSFVVPRNKTRIEQLDMLLGDGFVPGSCVLLIGPPGAGKSTLVMQILKKMNVPSLYVTGEESVQQLKLRADRLRINSKCVFLLFETNVNNIVLHVNETSAKVLVIDSIQTMYTDVSDALPGSSTQIRKCAYILRRLAQQQNIVLMIVGQVTKDKKVAGPKLLEHAVDVVLYIEVEEDKHHHRILFTTKNRFGSTVPRCLLYMRKTGLVFSRSDALGTQD; encoded by the coding sequence ATGACCTATATTTGCTCAAAATGTGATCGCTCGTTCCCGACATTTCATCTTTCGTGTCCTGATTGCGGCACTTGGAATTCTCTCAAACAGAATGCAAAGCATTTTTCACACGAGGATGCGCATCCGATAGCATTACCTAACATCGATTCTTTTGTTGTGCCCCGGAATAAAACAAGAATTGAACAACTTGATATGTTGCTTGGCGATGGTTTCGTTCCCGGAAGCTGTGTGCTTCTCATTGGCCCACCGGGTGCTGGAAAATCCACTTTAGTTATGCAAATACTCAAAAAGATGAATGTCCCGTCTCTCTATGTTACCGGTGAAGAATCGGTTCAGCAATTAAAGCTCAGGGCAGACCGATTAAGGATTAACTCGAAGTGCGTTTTCCTCCTTTTTGAAACGAATGTTAACAATATCGTTTTACATGTCAATGAAACATCAGCAAAGGTATTGGTTATCGATTCCATTCAAACGATGTATACCGATGTGTCTGATGCTCTACCGGGAAGTTCGACTCAGATTCGTAAGTGTGCTTATATCCTTCGTCGACTTGCGCAACAGCAGAATATAGTTCTCATGATTGTCGGGCAAGTAACAAAGGATAAAAAGGTTGCCGGTCCGAAACTTCTTGAACATGCAGTCGATGTTGTACTATATATAGAAGTGGAGGAAGACAAACATCATCACCGCATTTTGTTCACTACAAAAAATCGGTTTGGCTCGACCGTTCCTCGTTGCCTCCTTTATATGCGAAAAACCGGTTTAGTTTTTTCACGAAGTGATGCCCTCGGCACACAAGATTGA
- a CDS encoding ATP-binding protein, with product MNDQQTMDLRQDTTFFGRTEELYQLVRSLQRGRHALIVGDKGIGKTRLMTEAKWILSGRTKRIDFSANIITQIRGQLGVRINPNQYKILFIEHSSPLGDCMKEMTEKLFYNGDLHIDLDEERADWQTMKKHLSGFGSIKLQSIIFEGISQSDKSYLIFFDELDRISPSQQKFIETLLNIAVICTAVVQMKENFLFKRIWASFSRINLEPLPEQVSIQLINYFLQNYPLHIIDSELYRREILKASNGNPFHIKNMLWHGSREKYVDAEEIRKLRQVDEGHYFNMGPIYIFGIAMFTLFKIFSIGTDNQEFYIYFSALGFFAYLVFRVFRAFFLFRPQKY from the coding sequence ATGAACGATCAACAAACAATGGATCTCCGTCAGGATACAACATTCTTTGGAAGGACTGAAGAACTGTATCAGCTCGTAAGAAGTCTTCAACGAGGTCGTCATGCGCTAATTGTCGGCGATAAAGGAATCGGCAAAACCCGACTCATGACGGAAGCAAAATGGATCCTTTCGGGTCGGACGAAAAGGATCGACTTCTCTGCTAACATTATAACCCAGATCAGAGGCCAGCTTGGAGTTCGTATTAATCCAAACCAATACAAGATTCTTTTCATAGAGCATTCCAGCCCGCTCGGTGATTGCATGAAAGAAATGACAGAAAAACTATTTTATAACGGTGATCTTCATATCGATCTTGATGAGGAGCGAGCAGATTGGCAAACAATGAAAAAACACCTTTCTGGTTTTGGTAGTATCAAGCTTCAGTCGATCATCTTCGAAGGTATTTCTCAGTCCGATAAATCATACCTCATTTTCTTCGATGAGCTTGATAGAATATCTCCGAGTCAACAGAAATTCATAGAGACCTTACTCAACATTGCTGTCATTTGTACTGCAGTCGTACAGATGAAAGAGAATTTCCTTTTCAAACGAATCTGGGCATCATTCTCGCGAATCAACTTAGAACCGTTGCCAGAACAAGTAAGCATCCAGCTTATCAATTACTTTCTTCAGAATTATCCTTTACATATTATCGATTCAGAGCTATATCGGCGAGAAATATTGAAAGCTTCTAATGGAAATCCATTCCACATTAAAAATATGCTCTGGCATGGATCAAGGGAAAAGTATGTTGATGCTGAAGAAATTCGAAAACTCAGACAAGTAGATGAAGGACACTATTTCAATATGGGACCGATCTATATCTTTGGAATTGCCATGTTTACCTTATTCAAAATCTTTTCCATCGGTACCGATAATCAGGAATTCTATATTTACTTCTCCGCACTCGGTTTCTTCGCATACTTGGTCTTTCGGGTATTCAGAGCTTTCTTCCTCTTCCGCCCACAGAAATACTAA
- a CDS encoding recombinase zinc beta ribbon domain-containing protein: MPVKAKWENDIKDFVIKENAHPAIISKEIFEKANLIGVGKWAKGAKNIVKSEYLLSGLIKCGKCGFNFQGWTHSSHAGKTRIGYYVDGGYANKGKSVCSQFLIRRDKLESFVINHIKKYFLTPNIFDRLHQVIERKIARLGLNKQSRLEQLKTQRIDLDGRIDNLVRVIETGVDIENLVKRIKVLEEERKCIDEEITKCSEANINRGDIQDLASQIAEGLKDLEIDLESDNIFEKKQLIRRFVRQIIVDRVNMKAVCYIKKIPTVTHKLADLFAPSESSVIIVAGAGLEPAAFGL, encoded by the coding sequence ATGCCTGTCAAGGCAAAATGGGAAAATGATATAAAAGATTTCGTTATTAAGGAGAACGCTCATCCAGCTATTATATCGAAGGAGATTTTTGAGAAAGCGAATTTGATAGGTGTCGGTAAATGGGCAAAGGGTGCAAAAAACATTGTAAAAAGCGAATATCTTTTAAGTGGACTCATCAAGTGCGGTAAATGCGGTTTCAATTTTCAGGGCTGGACTCATTCATCACATGCTGGTAAAACGAGGATTGGTTATTACGTTGATGGTGGATATGCAAACAAAGGCAAATCGGTGTGCTCGCAGTTCTTGATTAGAAGGGATAAACTTGAAAGTTTTGTTATCAATCATATCAAAAAGTACTTTCTTACACCAAACATTTTCGATAGACTTCATCAAGTTATTGAACGCAAAATCGCTCGTTTGGGATTGAACAAGCAGTCAAGGTTAGAACAGCTCAAAACTCAACGAATAGATCTCGATGGTCGAATTGACAATCTTGTGAGAGTCATAGAAACTGGTGTTGATATTGAGAATCTTGTTAAGCGAATTAAGGTTTTGGAAGAAGAGCGTAAATGTATTGATGAAGAAATAACGAAATGCTCAGAAGCTAATATTAATCGCGGAGATATTCAGGATCTTGCAAGTCAGATTGCAGAAGGTTTGAAGGACTTAGAGATTGATCTTGAAAGCGATAATATATTTGAGAAGAAGCAACTCATCCGGCGGTTCGTACGACAAATAATTGTCGACAGGGTAAACATGAAAGCTGTCTGCTACATAAAGAAAATTCCGACAGTAACCCACAAATTAGCGGATTTATTTGCACCGTCGGAATCTTCGGTCATTATTGTAGCGGGGGCAGGACTTGAACCTGCAGCCTTTGGGTTATGA
- a CDS encoding NAD-dependent epimerase/dehydratase family protein → MKILITGATGFIGSHLTEELQRRGHTIRCLIRKNSNHESINHLPIEYVEGDYSDIDSLKKAVAGVDQIYHSAGVTKSKTKEGYFNGNHISTRNLLQAVLTSNKNLKRFIQISSGTATGPSIDGNPIKEDAPLHPITTYGISKMEAEKECLRLMDKIPITIVRPPAVYGPRDKDVFEFFNTINKGLQPMVGFKDTYVSLIHVKDLVNGIILAGEHYQSAGQTYFISSERYYNWKELGLLTSRIMNKKVLRLRIPKSFIYVIATIAEFTSLFSSKPALINFEKAKDMVQDAWIFSVEKAKRELGFRELLSIEEGITDTVDWYRKHGWLK, encoded by the coding sequence ATGAAAATTTTAATAACCGGTGCAACAGGTTTCATTGGAAGCCACCTGACCGAGGAACTGCAGCGACGAGGACACACCATTCGATGCCTGATTCGAAAAAACTCGAATCATGAATCGATTAATCATCTGCCAATTGAATATGTTGAAGGAGATTACTCAGATATCGATTCATTGAAAAAGGCGGTTGCAGGTGTTGATCAGATATATCACTCGGCAGGAGTCACAAAATCGAAAACCAAAGAAGGTTACTTCAACGGAAATCATATCTCCACACGGAATTTACTGCAAGCAGTTTTAACATCGAATAAAAATTTGAAACGTTTTATTCAGATCAGCAGCGGAACGGCAACGGGACCGAGCATCGATGGAAATCCAATTAAAGAAGATGCCCCGCTTCATCCGATTACCACTTATGGTATTAGTAAGATGGAAGCGGAAAAAGAATGCCTTCGACTTATGGATAAAATACCGATAACGATTGTGCGACCGCCTGCAGTCTACGGTCCGCGCGACAAAGACGTTTTTGAATTTTTTAACACGATCAACAAAGGTTTGCAACCGATGGTTGGTTTCAAAGATACTTATGTAAGTCTGATACATGTTAAAGATTTGGTAAATGGTATAATCCTCGCCGGCGAGCATTACCAATCAGCGGGACAAACATATTTCATTTCGAGTGAGAGATATTATAACTGGAAAGAACTTGGTCTGTTAACATCCCGAATTATGAACAAGAAAGTTCTTCGTCTTCGAATTCCAAAATCATTTATTTATGTTATTGCAACCATTGCTGAATTTACATCTTTATTCAGCAGCAAACCTGCGCTTATTAATTTTGAAAAAGCTAAAGATATGGTTCAAGATGCGTGGATATTCAGTGTTGAAAAAGCGAAACGTGAATTAGGATTCAGAGAATTGTTATCGATTGAAGAAGGAATTACCGACACAGTAGATTGGTATCGCAAACACGGTTGGCTGAAGTAG
- a CDS encoding pyridoxal phosphate-dependent aminotransferase family protein encodes MSQSIENQITETKVTVDLFQKCLDFTRADEVKAAGFYPYFRAIEENEGPVVQIEGRKIIMAGSNNYLGLTAHPKVKEAAIRAVQHYGTGCSGSRYLTGTLDLHYQLEARLAKFMNKEACLLFSTGYQTGQGIIPTLVQRGEYVITDKDNHASIVAGYMMAKGLFAEFVRYKHNDMQDLERVISRLPLEAGKLIVTDGVFSTTGDIADLPALIAVAKKFNARVLVDDAHSIGVIGKGGRGTASHFGLENEVDLTFGTFSKTFASLGGFVVGDERIINYLKHHSPALIFSASPTPASVASALAALEIVEQEPERIINLIKNADKMRKGFKALGFKIIEGQSAVVPVIVGDDILAFRFWRELFDNGVFVNAFISPGVPPGLQMMRTSYMATHEDHHLEKILEVFKTAGKKLGII; translated from the coding sequence ATGAGTCAATCCATTGAAAATCAAATAACCGAAACAAAAGTAACAGTCGATCTATTCCAGAAATGTTTGGATTTCACACGCGCAGATGAGGTGAAAGCCGCTGGTTTTTATCCTTACTTCAGAGCTATAGAAGAAAACGAGGGTCCCGTAGTTCAGATTGAAGGACGAAAAATAATTATGGCCGGCTCGAATAATTATCTGGGCTTAACCGCTCACCCGAAAGTGAAAGAAGCAGCCATAAGGGCTGTCCAGCATTATGGAACCGGATGTTCAGGGTCCAGATATCTTACCGGAACGCTCGATCTTCATTATCAGCTCGAAGCCCGGCTTGCTAAATTCATGAACAAGGAAGCATGCTTGCTGTTCAGTACCGGGTATCAGACGGGGCAGGGAATTATTCCAACGCTTGTTCAAAGGGGTGAGTATGTCATAACCGATAAAGATAATCACGCGAGCATCGTAGCAGGATATATGATGGCAAAAGGATTGTTCGCTGAATTTGTCCGGTACAAACATAACGACATGCAGGATTTAGAGCGTGTAATTTCGCGGCTACCTTTAGAAGCCGGGAAACTGATTGTAACCGATGGTGTATTCAGCACCACCGGAGATATTGCCGATCTTCCCGCGTTGATCGCGGTCGCAAAGAAATTTAATGCGCGTGTTTTAGTAGACGATGCACACTCGATCGGTGTGATAGGAAAGGGCGGACGCGGCACTGCGAGCCATTTTGGATTGGAAAATGAAGTGGATCTTACTTTCGGTACATTCAGCAAGACTTTCGCGTCGCTCGGCGGATTTGTTGTCGGTGATGAAAGAATAATAAATTATCTTAAGCATCATTCGCCCGCACTTATTTTCAGCGCGAGTCCAACTCCCGCCTCAGTCGCATCAGCACTTGCTGCCTTAGAAATTGTTGAACAAGAACCGGAACGAATTATTAATCTTATTAAAAACGCGGATAAGATGCGTAAAGGTTTCAAAGCGTTGGGATTCAAAATCATCGAAGGTCAATCGGCGGTTGTACCCGTTATAGTTGGTGATGATATTCTCGCATTTCGTTTTTGGCGCGAACTGTTTGATAACGGAGTGTTTGTGAATGCTTTCATCAGTCCAGGTGTGCCACCCGGTTTGCAAATGATGCGTACAAGTTACATGGCTACTCACGAAGATCATCATCTCGAAAAGATTTTAGAGGTATTCAAAACGGCCGGTAAAAAACTTGGTATCATTTAA
- a CDS encoding branched-chain amino acid transaminase, with protein MPVKPVEKIWMNGKLVNWNDATIHVLSHVIHYGSSWFEGIRCYNTKKGSAIFRLDKHLERLFDSAKMYYTEIRYSIKDLEKGCIDTVHANKMKACYIRPVVYRGYGDVGVYPLNNPVDVAIAVWEWATYLGADALENGIDVCVSSWKRPAPNTLPTMAKTGSNYANSQLIKVEALKMGFVEGIALDANGYVSEGSGENIFIVKDNVVYTPPLSSGILPGITRSSVITMLGENGFDIREVQVPRELLSIADEIFFTGTAAEITPVRSVNHIKIGTGKPGPITMKMQELFFDIIQNGNDKHGWLKFI; from the coding sequence ATGCCTGTAAAACCCGTTGAAAAAATCTGGATGAATGGAAAACTCGTAAACTGGAACGATGCTACGATTCATGTTTTATCTCATGTGATTCATTACGGCTCAAGCTGGTTCGAAGGCATCAGGTGTTACAACACGAAAAAAGGTTCGGCAATTTTCCGTCTCGATAAACATCTTGAAAGATTATTCGATTCGGCAAAAATGTACTATACCGAAATTCGTTATTCCATTAAAGATTTAGAAAAAGGATGTATTGATACAGTTCATGCCAACAAAATGAAGGCGTGTTATATTCGTCCGGTTGTTTATAGAGGTTATGGCGATGTCGGTGTCTATCCGCTGAATAATCCGGTTGATGTGGCGATTGCAGTTTGGGAATGGGCTACATATTTGGGAGCAGACGCGCTTGAAAACGGCATTGATGTTTGCGTTTCATCGTGGAAACGCCCCGCGCCGAACACTCTTCCCACAATGGCGAAGACTGGTTCCAATTATGCAAATTCACAATTAATAAAAGTTGAAGCGTTAAAAATGGGATTCGTGGAAGGAATCGCGCTTGATGCGAACGGTTATGTGAGTGAAGGCAGCGGTGAAAATATTTTCATTGTAAAAGATAATGTTGTTTATACTCCCCCTTTGTCATCCGGAATTTTACCCGGCATCACGCGGTCAAGCGTGATTACAATGCTTGGTGAAAATGGGTTTGATATAAGAGAAGTTCAGGTGCCAAGAGAGCTTTTATCAATTGCCGATGAAATATTCTTCACAGGCACTGCGGCAGAAATAACACCCGTGCGTTCTGTTAATCATATTAAGATCGGAACCGGAAAACCGGGACCGATTACGATGAAAATGCAGGAATTGTTTTTCGATATTATCCAGAACGGAAACGATAAACACGGCTGGTTGAAATTTATATAA
- a CDS encoding universal stress protein: protein MKLKNKSKKEKPVQKKQFITSGTLSIRKILVPIDFSEHSKNALQYAISFAKQYNAGLVLVYVVEPTIYPADFSFGQVAVPSMEKELRERGEIELKQLAEKMVAGILPAKTFVRTGKPFLEIINAATEEEVDMIIIATHGHTGVEHILFGGTAEKVVRKAPCPVLVVRPVE from the coding sequence ATGAAACTCAAAAACAAATCGAAGAAAGAAAAACCGGTTCAGAAAAAACAGTTCATCACAAGCGGCACATTGAGTATCCGTAAAATTCTTGTGCCGATAGATTTTTCAGAGCATTCTAAAAACGCTCTCCAATATGCAATCTCTTTCGCAAAGCAATACAACGCTGGTTTGGTGCTTGTATATGTTGTAGAGCCGACGATTTATCCGGCAGATTTCAGCTTCGGACAGGTTGCCGTGCCGAGCATGGAAAAAGAGCTGCGCGAACGCGGCGAGATTGAGTTGAAACAACTTGCCGAAAAGATGGTAGCCGGAATACTTCCCGCGAAAACATTCGTGCGTACGGGCAAACCATTCCTTGAAATAATAAATGCAGCGACTGAAGAAGAAGTGGATATGATCATCATTGCCACGCACGGACATACCGGTGTTGAGCATATCTTATTCGGCGGAACTGCAGAGAAAGTTGTCCGCAAAGCGCCATGCCCGGTGCTGGTTGTAAGACCGGTGGAATGA